A part of Miscanthus floridulus cultivar M001 chromosome 6, ASM1932011v1, whole genome shotgun sequence genomic DNA contains:
- the LOC136461207 gene encoding uncharacterized protein: MDFMEGLPKVHDKSVVLAVVDCFSKYAHFIVLSHPYTAASIARAFFDGIVRLHDFPSSIVSDHDLVFTNNLWRDLFKCAGVKQWLSTAFHPQTDGQSKVVNKIIAMYLRCAIGDRPRSWVDWLSWAEYCYNTSYHTVLRASPFEVVYGQPPPPLLPHHTGAAQTEAVDAMLRDHDTFLEKIVERIGQVAYRLRLPADARLHDVFHVGLLKPYNCTGSPPSTLAVLPPVQDGRLLPAPAQVLRAQLCRGVWHILVKWQGLSEDDATWEHLDDFKTLYPDVQLEDELFAEAGRDVMTGVQYQRRAACG, translated from the exons atggacttcatggAGGGGCTGCCGAAGGTGCACGACAAGTCTGTGGTCCTAGCGGTGGTGGACTGCTTCTCGAAGTACGCCCACTTCATCGTGCTCAGCCACCCCTACACCGCTGCCTCCATCGCCCGTGCCTTCTTCGACGGGATCGTGCGCCTACACGATTTCCCTAGCTCCATCGTCAGCGATCATGACCTAGTCTTCACTAACAATCTCTGGCGCGATCTCTTTAAATGTGCAGGTGTCAAGCAGTGGCTCAGTACGGCCTTTCACCCCCAGACGGACGGCCAGTCCAAGGTCGTCAACAAGATCATCGCGATGTACTTGCGCTGTGCGATAGGTGATCGGCCTCGCTCGTGGGTCGACTGGCTCTCCTGGgcggagtactgctacaacacctCGTACCACACGGTGCTCCGAGCATCGCCGTTCGAGGTTGTGTACGGCCAACCCCCGCCACCCCTCCTGCCACACCACACCGGGGCGGCCCAGACAGAGGCGGTGGACGCCATGCTGCGGGACCACGACACATTCCTGGAGAAG ATCGTCGAGCGCATTGGGCAGGTGGCTTATCGTCTCCGACTCCCCGCGGACGCGCGCCTGCATGACGTCTTCCATGTGGGGCTGTTAAAGCCTTACAACTGCACCGGCTCACCACCATCAACACTGGCCGTGCTGCCACCGGTTCAGGACGGGCGACTGTTGCCAGCCCCTGCGCAGGTCCTACGTGCCCAGCTCTGTCGCGGCGTGTGGCACATCCTCGTCAAGTGGCAAGGCCTTTCGGAGGACGACGCCACCTGGGAGCACCTGGACGACTTCAAGACTCTCTACCCGGATGTGCAGCTCGAGGATGAGCTGTTTGccgaggcggggagagatgttatgacgggAGTTCAATATCAGAGGAGGGCTGCTTGTGGCTAG
- the LOC136459559 gene encoding patellin-3-like, which yields MAEETQPEAAAAAAAPAAAEVVVTEAAPAEAEVPAAAEAEAEAEAEKKADEAAVTADDAGEGNGSFKEESNLVEDLPDPEKKALDEFKQLIAAALAAGEFNLPPPPPPPKAKEEPKAEETKTEEAKTEEPAKEEPKAEASAAAEEPKAEVAADAPVEEVKTEVPPAEETKAETVAEEAKPSEPEPQEKTVVVAEEETATKAVEAIEETVSAPAATSEEAAALEAVAETEAAAPEPVLIWGVPLVGDDERTDTVLLKFLRAREFKVKEAMAMLKSAVLWRKRFGITSLLDTDLGLPELENVVFYRGAGREGHPVCYNVYGEFQDKDLYEKAFGDDEKRERFLKWRIQLLERGILSKLDFSPSGICSVVQVTDLKNSPPMLGKHRTVTRQAVTLLQDNYPEFIAKKVFINVPWWYLAANTMMSPFLTQRTKSKFVFASPAKSAETLFRYIAPEQVPVQFGGLFKEDDPEFTTSDTVTELTIKPSSKETIEIPVTENSTIVWELRVLGWEVSYGAEFTPDAEGGYTVIVQKTRKVPANEEPIMKGSFKVGEPGKLVLTVNNPASKKKKLLYRSKVKSTSE from the exons ATGGCAGAGGAAACGCAGccagaggccgccgccgccgccgccgcgcccgccgcggccgaggtggtcgtgaccgaagcggcgccggcggaggcggaggtgccTGCGGCGGCGGAAGCCGAAGCCGAGGCCGAGGCGGAGAAGAAAGCTGATGAGGCGGCGGTCACCGCCGATGACGCGGGGGAGGGGAACGGCTCGTTCAAGGAGGAGAGCAACCTGGTGGAGGACCTGCCCGACCCGGAGAAGAAGGCGCTCGACGAGTTCAAGCAGCTGATCGCTGCCGCCCTCGCCGCCGGTGAGTTCAACCtgcctcccccgccgccgccgccgaaggcCAAGGAGGAACCCAAGGCCGAGGAGACGAAGACGGAGGAAGCCAAGACCGAGGAGCCGGCCAAAGAAGAGCCCAAGGCCGAGGCCTCAGCTGCGGCGGAGGAGCCCAAGGCCGAGGTGGCTGCGGATGCCCCGGTTGAGGAGGTCAAGACGGAGGTGCCGCCGGCCGAGGAGACCAAGGCTGAGACAGTGGCTGAGGAAGCAAAGCCTTCCGAGCCCGAGCCGCAGGAGAAGACCGTCGTGGTCGCTGAGGAGGAGACCGCCACCAAGGCGGTGGAAGCAATCGAGGAAACCGTGtccgcccccgccgccacctcggAGGAGGCAGCGGCGCTGGAGGCGGTGGCCGAGACTGAGGCGGCCGCGCCCGAGCCTGTGCTGATCTGGGGCGTGCCGCTGGTGGGCGACGACGAGCGCACGGACACGGTTCTGCTCAAGTTCCTACGAGCGCGGGAGTTCAAGGTGAAGGAGGCCATGGCGATGCTCAAGTCCGCGGTGCTGTGGCGCAAGCGCTTCGGCATCACCTCGCTCCTCGACACCGACCTCGGCCTGCCGGAGCTGGAGAACGTGGTGTTCTATCGCGGCGCCGGCCGCGAGGGCCACCCCGTGTGCTACAACGTCTACGGCGAGTTCCAGGACAAGGATCTATACGAGAAGGCCTTCGGCGACGATGAGAAGAGGGAGCGCTTCCTCAAGTGGCGCATCCAGCTGCTGGAGCGCGGCATCCTGTCGAAGCTGGATTTCTCGCCCAGCGGCATCTGCTCCGTGGTTCAGGTTACCGACCTCAAGAACTCGCCGCCCATGCTCGGCAAGCACCGCACCGTCACCCGCCAGGCTGTCACGCTGCTCCAGGACAACTACCCCGAGTTCATTGCCAAGAAG GTGTTCATCAATGTGCCATGGTGGTATCTCGCTGCCAACACGATGATGAGCCCGTTCCTCACACAGCGCACCAAGAGCAAGTTCGTTTTTGCGAGCCCAGCCAAGTCAGCAGAGACTCTATTCAG ATACATCGCACCGGAGCAAGTTCCTGTCCAATTTGGAGGCCTCTTCAAGGAGGACGATCCTGAGTTCACCACCTCCGACACTGTCACTGAGCTCACTATCAAACCATCGTCAAAAGAAACCATTGAGATCCCTGTTACCGAG AACTCCACAATTGTATGGGAACTCCGGGTGCTCGGTTGGGAGGTGAGCTATGGTGCTGAGTTCACCCCTGATGCTGAGGGTGGGTACACTGTCATTGTACAGAAAACAAGGAAGGTGCCCGCTAACGAGGAACCGATCATGAAGGGAAGCTTCAAGGTAGGCGAGCCTGGCAAACTTGTGCTAACTGTGAACAACCCtgcatccaagaagaagaagctccTTTACCGATCAAAGGTCAAGAGCACCAGCGAGTGA